The segment tgaatcCTGGGAGTTACAAAGATGACACTTTGACTTTCTCTTCTTCAGTCTCAGCAAAGatgtttttcttacatttttccaAGAATCTTCCAAAgatattctattttcctttttttcttgcctctattatctatatttttcacTCTGAGTTTTACCTCCTCTCTCACATTTTATTTAACTGTAGTAGTCTATGACTCTTTGTGCTCATAATACAATATACTCCAATTTCACAAATGTTTGaagaatacatattttaattctttacttCCACTTAGTGTTCTGCTCTTTCCCATTCAgtcaaaaacagttacaaacaATACAATGAGCCCTCAATTATTGCCAGCAAGttcttagaaacaaaaattttatgtaaaagtttgtattaaaataattattttgaatgatTCAGTTTGACCAATATCagctaagttttcttttttaatcatggGACAACAAAATGAAGTTGAACATAGAAAATTTATTGGAAAAACTTCTATACTTTTTTAGTGGAAAATCTTTAACAAAATTTGGCCCTCTATTCCTTAACACTACATCTAACAGAAAGTGAAATATCCACTGcttgtatatacaatatattttttctctttttaatattaaaatagaaaattcataGTATTTGCAGATATAACCCATGTTTCTTAATACAAACTATAACTGATCACATCAAAAAtactattttgctttatttcaacataataataattttaccaTTTCACCTCTGTTACTATCCTATCATGTTATTCCACCTAGAGTTAAGCAATAAAGTATACTTACTGTGTATGCTAGTAAATGAGTTATTTCTTGAGAATGACctaaaaaactcatttttttaatctctcaatTTCTTACTTTTGTTCATGCACAATACTTACACAATCATACAAACCAGATTAAATGACATTCAAAGGTGAACATAAGTGTTTTTTTCAAAACCATGTTATTTTTacatacagaaaaataataaatggatatATTCTATAGGCAAGAGCAATTGTCTCATGATACGTATTAAGTCACTTTCCAGCTTAGAAAGTCATTTTTCATCTATTCTCAACAATCTCCTCAGAGCTCCCTTCACATCCTTATTCCTGAGAGTATATATGAGGGGATTGAGTGTGGGAGTAAAAACTGCATAGAAGAGTGTAAGGAACTTTCCGTCGACATAGCCGTAGTACTTCTGTGGTTTGATGTATATGACCGAACTGGTCCCAAAGAAGAAGGACACCACTATCAGATGAGAGCCACAGGTCCCAAGAGCCTTGCGCCAAGCTTGGGCTGACTTAAGTTTTACCACTGCTTGCACAATGAGGCCATAGGAGAGCAGTATCAGTGACATAGGAATAAGGATGAGAactagtgtggccacaaaaagcTGAACCTCATTTGCATGTGTGTCAACACATGACAACTtgactatggcaggcacttcacaTATGAAGTGATCCAGACGGCGGCGCCCACATCGAGGAAGTCGGAGCGTGATCGTTCCTTGGATAAGACTATTTCCAATTCCACTCACCCATGCCACTCCTGCTAGGGCCTTGCAGAAGGAGGGGTGCATGATGGTTGTGTAATTGAGAGGTTTGCACACAGCTACATAGCGATCAAATGCCATGATAGTGAGGAGGACACATTCCGTGGAACCCAGGGACAGGCCCACGTAGAGTTGGATGGAGCAGCCAGTCCAGGTGATGGTCTTAGCCGGTCCCTTCAAATTCCACAATAACTGAGGGACAGTGCAAGTGGGGAAGCAAAGGTCAAGAAAGGAGAGATTtttgaggaagaaatacatgggtgtCTGGAGTTTTGCGTCCAGGatggagactaggatgatggctGAGTTCCCAACAATCGTCAGAAGGTAGGCGACCAAAACCACCACAAAAAGGATGAACTCCACTCGGGGCTGGTCTGAGAATCCAAGCAAGACAAGATACCCATcatctgtttcattgttttgttccattggtctgttgggataaaaaagaaaaaatgaacacaggaaaaattatccaaaaataaaaagtattcctTTTATCATCATTTTTGTCTCAATACATATTAGATCCAGTTCGTAATTCTTGGTAATTATCATTAAAGCTTCAGGTTTGAGTTATGCAATTTTGCAATTAGAAGAGAAAGTAAAGGAAGATACAGGCATACCgtaatgtacaaatatttttttcagtgtcacttgtatttatttttatctattcatagaaatttatttgaaatataactCAGTTGATTAGATTATTTTTACAACAATATAACGTTAGCATTGCATAGGTaagaatctttgttttttttattaaattttttttaattaatgagttacagtgagggtacaattacagattctacatttttgtgcttgtttttccctcatgcaatgttcgagagcccatcccttcacccgtgtccattctccaccaccaatgaacccagtatccttcccacccaccaatcaaatcccccccatcccaccctgcctctgtggcagggaattccaatttgttctctctctctccttttgggtgttgtggtttgcagtaggggcattgggtggccatcatgttcaggctttagtctactttcagcagcatgcatctcccttcccacatggTATCTCCAAACCCATTTTACtgtgtgttcccttctctatctgggatgaatttcccccagcatgtgaggccaacttccaaacTATAGAGCCAACCACCTGggattatatactgctattcttgggtattagtctcctactctgttattttatattccacagatgagtgcaatctttctatgtctgtccctctctttctggctcatttcacttagcatgatactttccaggttgatgCACTTACAATGCACAAGTATTTTGATTAAAAAGACACTTAGGCAAAAACTAAAGGATGTAAAATAATGTCTGGGTATCCCCCTATCTCCGGCAACTCAGCAGtgacgcccataagccacctctaaCTGGCACCAGATAATTCATCATGGGCCACCACCAAGAGtccatgtccttctctcccagaagggagcagaacatgacactcgccatatgGACACACTGGACCTCGTGCCAGGTTGTTCCACTTGGGGCATCCCGGAAGGGTACTAGTGAGactccttcctgccccaaggggccAAGCCCTGGctgccgaaaacctccagaactcaactgctcccagctctcggccgctctccacacacttagGCCCAGCCTCactcacaagtgaacctattcctggacacttcatacccCAGGCCACCCGGACTCCAAGAGCACTGCACCACACTGTTGTGGcacaaagtaggaggcaaccaatcttagaggcaTATTTgttttacagatatatgtatattgaatatgtgtgtgtgtgaacctttaacaacatgttagtgacctcttctagaagggcttaatggcccctgggtgaaataaaacAGTCTTCACAAGCTTCCCCCTAAGaaatttttggagcattttcagtgggttttcataaaatatgatacaaaatatattatttcagttctgctttggggcaggggttagggttcgggatggaaacatctgaaatttggtggttggtgggaaggtgtaatggtggtggattggtggttgaatattaagtgtaattaaatattgtgaactacttcataaaataaaaaattaaataatattaataatgtttaGGCCTGAGAATTGTAAAGGGATttaggtacttaccttgcatgcatctgaccccacTTGTTTCCTGCCACCACATCCCAGACAGtcccccaagagtgatctctgaacacagagccaggagcaaccctgagcaccaccaggtatgaaccaaatCCCAAAACATAGTCAAATTAAAAACAGTAAGTTCAAAGATCCACATATGTGCCTTAGCAATAAAGCATGTGCTTGAAAGCTCATGtagtcctgagttcaatctccagtgcagaaactggggagaaaaaatgtaaaaactcacccatgcacatgcacatgcgtAGATGAAGCACTGGCATTCTGCCACCTGTCTGCATTGTTCTGGGTAATAAAATTTGTgaagtaaaaatattcttttatgtctatttccttatttttttaatatcctcatctgtggatattttttcttttttgcatcacaccaagtggtgctcagagactgctcctggttcttcactaaggaatcctagcagagctcaggggaccatctgggatgccggggatcaaaccccagatggctgcctacaaggcaaataccctagaaGCTGCACTATCACTCTTACGGGCATATCTTATTTGATTATTTACTTTTAGGAATTGTGAAAGCTAGAATTGTCATTTCATTCAGTTGTGTTTATAATTCAAAAAGTTAAATTCAGTAAATAtaattctagatttttatttactttcctaattttgtttaattaaagtGTTAAGGAATTATTCACAAATGTAGTTGTTATATTGCAAGTATCCACCAGGACGACTCGATGGTCACTCGTAATGAAGAATAATCACAAACATGATAACTAACATCTAGTTTCTCATATGTTCCATAttgcttatttttgtgtgtggatgTATGTTGCATATGCTTAAGATTTTGATGTAAGTACATTCCAAGTGCACAATACCATTTTATTAACTATGGGCAGCCTGCTGAACATTGACTCCTCAGAACTTAATTCTTTTTCTAGTAAGCAGCTGCACCTTTACTGATAttatcctcccttcctttccctccagaCATTGAACAGCACCATCCTATTCTATTCCCTGTTCTTAGGGTATTGGTTTGCCTTACTTTAGGTTTCTCATATATCTAATGCcatatagtatttgtctttctctggctGCTTCAACTCATGTAGCATAATGATGTTCCTCTGATTTGTACAGGTTGTACTAATGTTGGAATTCCTACTTAGTACTAAAAtgattgatatatgtatataaaacagatTATTTCAATTAATCACTTGGAGGACATTTAGataattctcatttcttttcttcagccccctcacaccccttTCCCAGATGTTCTCATTTCTTATCTATTGTGCATAATTTTATTGTACTTGGTCTATGCAGATAGACTTTTGAAATACTGGTTTAATactcatatatgtataaattaatttttaagtcatactattttccagaatttctgtaccattttacattcccTCCAAAAATATGTAaggattctctaaatatttttattcaaaagctAAATGTTTAAGTTTATATAGCtgtatatccaaaccacaaaattaacaacactgaaaacagcagatccaaaatcaaaattttacACTGTGTCTGCCAAGGAGTCATTGTGAGAATTGGGACCAACCCCCTGGAGAATTTTTGGTGGGATCTGTGCTAGAATGCTGTGTGTCCAAAtacaataactttaaaaattacgGTGCTTTAATcaaggtatttttaatttttttgaattttaaaataaatatatttgtgtaaCTAATAATAAACTCTACTCAGTATACTAAAAATCATACTATAGAAATTCCATATACCATATATTACAAATGCTACTTAACAGCAAATACTAAATTTTCCAAAACCACTATCCTTAGCTTTTAtcactaaaatttatatttcaattgttttaaaaaaaaataagttcatgagactggagagagagtacagtgtgtagggcgcttgccttgcacagagctgacccaaaTCCACCCCATCATCACATAGAGTCCCCCAAACCCTTCTAAGAActcagagctatgagtaagccctgagcaccagcaggatgaccaaaaacaaaagtgagagcaacagagaaagagagagagaaggagagagaatacagtaaaACCAAAAGTATCAGATCAAATGATAGCACGTTAGTCTCATGATTTCTAGAAAATAGCATAACTTTCAAACTCTTGAAAATTATAATCCAGCATAAACTTAAATTTCTctgaaggaatataaaataaattagtgttgACCTGCTATAGGGCCAGGCCTCCGGGGTGCTTGAGAAAATGgaagcaatggtggagggattgaggTGGAATATTGAATCCTGCTAAaagttattatgaacaactttataaatcaccgtgtttaaataaaggggggaaaTTGAATTTTTTAGAAGTAATATCTTTCAAAATATGAATTCACATTTCTCAAACCAGATAAATTTAGGAAATACTAATTCTCTAATTTGTCATCAAATTTAAAGATCACTAAATTTAACACAATTTTAGATTTAGCAAAGATCATAGAAACAAATTTTCATAATGAACATAACATAGAGAGAAGTGCTTAAGACTGAACTATTTGTATCAGAATCACTAATAAAGTAAAATCTAATTATTCTCATATTTCTCTATTACCACATTGTAAAATCCTTTAAGCACTTATAAGGAGCTCTTCCAAGAAGACCTTCTGCACTTCTACACTTCCTTATATCTGCCTAGCTTTCTGACCTGACTAAGTTGAAGACTAGCTATACCTTCTCCCACCTAGAAACTGGAGATGAGAAGTGGAGGCATTTGCCCTTCCACAGTTCAAGTCTAAGATAGATGGGTTGATACTTGTGTGTATGTGGATTAAAAGGAAGTGAAGATATGATAAATTGAAGAACCAAAAATTAGTGTTTGTGCTTGTCAAAATAATTAGAGTATATCATTCTCTAAAAAAATcttgtttgtgtatgtgtttatatatatatgtatgtatatatgcctatatGTTCAACCCCATAACCTGACTGTAAAATTTATCTTTCCAAACTCTGAAATATGAGCAAAAGCTATATTGAGCTATTTGAAAAGGGGAGACATGGGTTAGATAAAAGATGGTTTTTCTTTGACAGACATTCAACTGCTTTTTCCCCAGACAATTCTCTGATTATTCTTGTGATATGAGCAATGGTTATATTTGGTAAAGACGCATCAAGGTCAGACCTCAGAATGTACTCCTGGACAAGAATCTATAGGTGAGACTAAGTAAAATGTTCAAGTAGTTGAGGTGGCAATGCAAGTGGAGACaaaatcaaagagagagagagagagagagagagagagagagagaaacagagagcgagaggagaaagagggaaagagaaagagatgtgaGAACTGAAAGCTTACTTACTCATCCGGTCACGCCCTTTGGTCTTTCATTTTCACAACCATGCAGAAAAGAAGGCTGCTGGAATGATTTTCACAAGTAAGAAAGTCTCCCTGTGAATATCTTTGGCCAATGCTTACACACTGGGTGAAAGTAAATACTTCTTAGACAATAATCCCAGGATTAAAGTACATTAGAGAAAAATACCTGGGGACCTAAATCTGCAAGTTGCTCATTAACGTGGCGCTGGAGAGTGTCTGGAGCAAGTATTTCCCAGGGGTGAAGCTTAAAAGAAGGCAGTTCTCAAGGGAAATTTGCTCTGTCTCCGACAGATGATATCAAATTTCCTCACCTCATTACACTGTCCAGTGTGTATATTAGTATATTCTTTGTAAGGGACGAAAGAAAAAAGATAGTTGTAGGGAGGCAATGTCTATGCTATTAGAAATTTCCTGGGCAATAaggaatcagggccagagagctagtacagggattaaggtgcttgccttgcatgggatctGCCCTAGTAGATCTTCAGCACTGCATatcgtctcctgagcactgcaaggagttatacttgagcacagagccagcagtaaatcaAAAAAACTGGGTGGAGCTCAATACCActtccaaaaaaggaaagaatttaatTATCTACATAATCAGATAAATGAGAGGGTTTTTTTGTAATTAAGTATGTTCATTGGTAAGCACAGAACTGAAGCTGTGGTTCATTAGTagagcactttttatttttatgtgtgaggtcctaggtttgattactggtgtaaaaaaaaagaaggttttaATGagcatgaatatttttaaatttctataaatttttaccCTTTTGGTGCCTCAACTATGGTTTAGTAATGTATGCATCAAATTTATTTGAAGAAGCTCAGTATTATGGATCATCAAGtttattgatatattttccttgtctttttttgtttctcttttccagtGTGTTGTATgcttctgttgtttttatttaggcactgtgacttTAAAAGTTGCTGACAagagggtttcaggcatacagggttccaataccagtcccaaCATCATGtccacattcctccaccaatgactgcagtttccctccccactcctcacatccttgacaggcacattcttAAGTTTAACTGTAGTGTTGGTTGTAGTGGCtcagatatatatacatgcactatTCTACACTCCATAAATGTTCAACACTCCACTTTTGTCCCTATATTTCTTCCAGACCGCCTCATCTTGCACCACCACCCCCTTATCTCTCCTTccctagtgtttttgttttgtaatataGGACCAAGCGTTTGCCCATCTCCTCTACCTCCTATTCCCTTGACCTGGCATACCGTAGACCATAAATTAGTAATAACATGTATTTGTTCttatccttctgacttacttcactcaacaggaGATTCTCCAGTTCAATCCAATTtgaagaaaattgcatgatttcatccttccttgtgGCTGTTTAgttttatataccacagcttcattACCCATGCATCCACTATTGGATGCCTGGGTTGCTTCCAAACCTGGCTATTGAAATAGTGAGTGCAACAAACAGAGTTATGCATGTCATGTATAttcttgaatgaatgttttgttcttaggggtagataccaagaagtataGTCAGAATCATTGGGAGTTCTATTTAGACTGTTTTTTAAGAAtctccatactcttttccaaaaggactggaatagacaacattcccaccaacagtgtatgaGAGGTTCTTTTTTTACCACATCCTTGCGAACACAGTTTGTTTGcattctttttgatatatatCATTCTACTGGCATGGTATGCTCTCTTATtgtctaagtccttgaagaatgtcataagAAATTTGATGAGAATTTCAGTGAATCTATACTTTTGGCATAGGGTGGTCATTTTGACTTTTTCAAGTCTTCCAATCCATGCACTTTAAATACTTTTCCACTTACTGTGTCCTCTAATATATCTTTCAATTGTGGCTTGCAATTTTCAATACATTTTTGCCTCTATTAAACtgatttataatttgtttataaattatgtttgatattttgaactatttttaatggaatctcttttcttatttctctcttcatCTTCTCTATGTGAATAGAGAAATgcaactaatttttatttactaatttgatTTTgcagaactttgtaaccttgacactgggctcaatgggaccaggagcagaCATCTCTGCCTATTTCCCTGGGGTCTCTGGAGacccagggtcacacccataCGCCACCTCCTGCCCGTGCCAAGTAATACTCTCATCAGtcactgtccagaactcacgactgcttctcccggaagggagcataaaataatGCCCTTATAACCATATAAATAATGCCCATATAACTATAACCCTATAACATGGTTATAACTATAACCATGCCAttggactccgagccaggctgttttcagtcAGGGCCCcccagagggaggagggtgagagaCCCTCCCCCAAGTGACCCAACCCAGCAGCCAACATATACAACCCAACAGCcgccactctccaggccactGTCCACACACTTGAGCCGAGCTTTACATATGAATGAgaatattcctggactgcgtggccaTGAAAGTCGCTGCGAGACACATCATAAGGAAccccctacccattttccataattaccacaccatatttgatggggtccagacaataggcaacaaatcataaatggaaatatatatatgaatatatacaaattttcagacatatataccaaagcttacATCATGcaaactttaacaatatgttagtgatatccaGTAGAATGTCTTAGTGGCTcatgccaaaatagaacaatcttcaaattgttttctatatgaacacttttgtaagcatgttcagcaattcttcataacaaacaatacaaaatgtattctttcctttgtgttttgggagtccgattggggcttgggatggaaacatcccaaatatgttggtgggaaagtgtaatggtcacaggattggtgtttgaatattaaatgtaatcaagtattgtgaagtaacttataaaataaaaaaaattaaaagggattctggtcacgttctggggaaagggcaactcagagaagcgatcaccaactatattgtagtcgaaggccatgtcggggaagggagttgcgggctgaatgagggctagagactgagcacagcggccactcaacacctttattgcgggccgtagaaactaaatagagagagagaacagaagggaatgccctgccacagtggcagggtggggtggggggagatgggattggggagggtgggagggacgctgggtttacgggtggtggagaatgggcactggtgaagggatgggttcccgaactttgtatgagggaagcataagcacaaaagtgtataaatctgtaactgtaccctcacggtgattctctaattaaaaataaataaaattttttaaaaaataaaaaagattctggGAAAGAGATTAGAGCAGGTTGACAGCTCTGAAAGAAAGAACATGCAATCGGTaggaatagagaaggcatcactaagtcaatggttggagggatccctccggatgggagatgtgtgctgaaagtagacaaaggaccaaacatgatggcctcttggtatctgtatttaaaatcatagtgcccaaaaggagagagagactatgTGGGAAATTTTCTaccatagaggctgggggagggatactggggacattggtggtgggaactgtacCCTGgtagaaggaaggggagaaagtaaCATGCAATCTTGCGGTCCATGCAAGTTATATTTGTGCAGGCAGGCCCTGAAAGCTGCATACATTCCTCACGAGTTCATTTTGAGTTAGCAATCCCACAAGATGTCTTAAGTGGTTTTGCTGTGGTGGATTCCTCTTAATATTGGATCACTTCACGTGCACTGCTGCATTTCTCACAAATCTGGGCTTCTGCAAAATAGTCTTCCAACAGCACGTCACATCCTTATTCCTCAGGGTGCAAATGAGGGGCTTGAAGGTTGGGGTCACAACCATATAGAAGAGGGAGATAAATTTGCTGTGTGTCTGGGCATAGAAGCTATTCTTGTCAACTGCCTTGACAATAAATCCTGAAGAAATAAAGATCCATGATAAGGGTAGAAAGAGCGAGACTAAGGCAACAAAGAACACCTGGACTGTGTTGGAGTGGGTGTCCACACC is part of the Sorex araneus isolate mSorAra2 chromosome 2, mSorAra2.pri, whole genome shotgun sequence genome and harbors:
- the LOC129402443 gene encoding olfactory receptor 2G3-like, producing MEQNNETDDGYLVLLGFSDQPRVEFILFVVVLVAYLLTIVGNSAIILVSILDAKLQTPMYFFLKNLSFLDLCFPTCTVPQLLWNLKGPAKTITWTGCSIQLYVGLSLGSTECVLLTIMAFDRYVAVCKPLNYTTIMHPSFCKALAGVAWVSGIGNSLIQGTITLRLPRCGRRRLDHFICEVPAIVKLSCVDTHANEVQLFVATLVLILIPMSLILLSYGLIVQAVVKLKSAQAWRKALGTCGSHLIVVSFFFGTSSVIYIKPQKYYGYVDGKFLTLFYAVFTPTLNPLIYTLRNKDVKGALRRLYSRGHGFPQRQCPPRLYRGDLLRPASLGKNPLFVLELASYLTLLGNTLIILVSSIDPKLHPPPMYSSSVSFPWLLFALPPALAPSFCGTREVARSLLSLVALSSSTRPWVGHHLVCPLAYDGFWSLCGSAGVSWMYGPGWEMCSSRITPAS